The Atribacterota bacterium genome includes the window CTTCAGTGTTGCAAAAAGTCTCTTCAGATTTTGAAACAGATTTGTTCTATCCCATCATTCAATATACTGCCCAAAAAGCAGGAATCTCTTTTGGAGAGAGTCAAAAAAATGATATAGCCTTAAAGGTAATTTCAGATCATATTCGGGCAATGGTTTTTATGATTTCAGATGGTATCCTGCCTTCTAATGAGGGTAGGGGATATGTATTACGAATGCTGCTGAGAAGAGCCTTTCGTTATGGCAAACTACTCAATCTGAATGAGCCTTTTCTTTATGATGTTGCTCCTCAAGTTGTTCAAATCATGCCTAAAGCCTACCCTGAGGTAAAAGAAAGAGCAAATACTGTTTATGAAATAATTTTAACAGAAGAAAAACGTTTTCAGGAAACCCTGAATCTCGGTCTGGCTATTCTGGAGGAATATATTCAAAAACTGAAAAGTGGTAATCAGAAAATTTTAAATGGAAAAGATGCTTTTACCCTCTATGATACTTATGGTTTTCCTTTAGAGATTACTAGAGATATTCTATCCGAATCAGGATTATCAGTAGATGAACAGGAATATGAAAAATATATGCTGAAGCAGAAAGAGCGTTCTCGTCAATCGTGGGGGTTGGGAAAGACAGACCGCAATCTTTTAGCAAAACAAGAAAAGCTTTATCGGACCATTTGGTCTAACAGCGGAGATAACAAATTTTGTGGTTATGCCCAGGTGTCTGCCAGTACCAGAATTATTACTCTCCTGAATGACTCTGAACAGGTAGAACAGCTTACCACCGGTGAACAAGGAATGATAATACTGGAGGAAACACCGTTCTATGCAGAGAAGGGTGGTCAAAAAGGAGATACCGGGACTATTATGAGTGCCGATAATTCAAATTCAATTGCTTGTGTTTATGATACTCAGATGCCCCTGGAAGGATTGATAGTTCATTATGTAGAGGTAGAAAAGGGTACCTTCCGGAAAGATCAAATGGTCAAAGCCCAGATTGATAATCAGGAGAGGATTGCTATTGCTGCTAATCACACTGCTACTCATCTATTGCATTATGCCTTGCGTGAGGTGCTGGGTAGTCATGTCAAACAAGCTGGATCATCAGTTACTTCTGAACGTCTGAGATTTGATTATTCTCACTATGCTCCTTTAAAAAAAGAAGAGTTAGATCAGATTGAAAAGCTGGTTAATCAGAAAGTGAGTGAAAACTATCCAGTCACTTCTGAAGTGACTGATTTTCATGCTGCCCGACAGAAAGGAGCTCTGGCTCTATTTGGTGAGAAATACGGAGAAAAGGTTCGGATGATTGATATTGGTGGTTTTTGCAAGGAGCTTTGTGGAGGTACTCATTTGGATCAGACTTCCAGAATAGGTATCTTTAAAATCGTATCTGAACAGGGAATAGGCAGTGGAATACGTAGAATTGAAGCAGTTACCAGGGAAAAAGCATGGGAGGGTATAAAAAAAGATGAAACTATGTTGCAGGAATTACAAAATATACTGGCTGTTCCGCAGGATAGATTATTTCAGAAAGTACAGCAGCTATTAGTAGATAATGAATCATTAAAGCGAGAGTATCATTTACTTTGGAAAAATACACTTCCTTACCGCCTGGAAAAAATTATCCAAGAACGAAAAGTTGTGAATGGAGTAACAGTTGTCTCAGCAATTCTCGATACTCCTGATAAAACAGAATTAAGATTAGCAGGGGATTTGATTAAGGAAAAAATACATTCGGGAATAATTATTCTAGCCACAAAATTAAAGGAAGAGAAAATTAATTTAATTATTATGATATCTGATGATCTGATTAACAAGGGCTATGATGCCGTTAAAATCATTACCCCTCTGGCTAAAGACATCCATGGACAGGGTGGCGGCAAAAGACATTTTGCTCAAGCTGGCGGGACAGACCAGGCTCAATTAAGAGCTATCTTTCAGAATATTGAACAATATATCCAGCTTTAAAAATAAAAAATACTTTTACTTCACTACCAATCAACCACATTTATTTTATTTTTCCTGTATTATCGTTATAATAATAAATAATTATTACTAAATTCTATTGATGTATTAAAAAATAGGCCATAAAGGAGAATAATAATTTGAGAATACTGGGAATAGATCTGGGAGAAAAAAGAATTGGACTGGCTTTAAGTGATGCCCTGGGTATAACAGCTCAAGGATTACCAACTATCCAGGTACAGGCAGAGCAGGAAATCTGCCCAAAAATTATGAAAATAATCCAAGAGAAAAAGGTGGAACAGCTTGTTTTTGGATTACCAAAGAATATGAATGGAACGCTGGGACCACAGGCGAAAAAGGTACAGGAATGCGCCCAAAAACTGAAACAACTAAGTAGCTTACCGATAGATTTTGAAGATGAGAGATTAAGTACAGTGAGAGCCGAACAAGTGCTACTGGAAGCTGATACCAGCAGGGCAAAGAGAAGAAAGGTGATTGACCGGCTTTCTGCAGTGATTATATTGCAGTCCTATCTGGACCGTAAAGGTAAGAAAAAGAATGAAAATAATAGTTAACAGATTTTTTAATCTTTTATTTTTTTTATTCTCAGTTGGTTTCTTGGTATTAATACTTTCTGCTGCCTGGATTTTTCTACCAATAAAAATTGATGAGCCGATAGAAAAGATCATTGAAATACCCTACGGTTATAATAGCACTCAAATTAGGCAATTATTGGAAGAGGAAGGAGTTATCAGGCCTCATAATTATCTCTTTCAGGTAATAACGAAATTTATGAAAACTGATGCACTGTTACAATCCGGCGAATACCGATTTAGTTCTGCCCAGAATCTTGTTCAGATAATTGAACAGCTGATTAGAGGGAGGGTGATGCTATATCGTATAACTATTCCTGAGGGCTTTCAAGCTAAACAGATTGCTCGGTTGTTAGCAGATAGGGAAATTGTAGATTATGAAGTATTTCTAAAATTTATTAAAGAAGAAAATCAGTATCGAGAAGGGTATTTGTTTCCTGATACCTATGAATTTCCCAAAAATATTGGAGCAGAAAATGTTCTCAAGTTGATGCAGAAAAACTTTGAGGATGTAGTCTATAAACATATCAATCCTGAACAGAATTTTCCTGCTGGTTTAAGCTTTCATCAGATAATTATTTTAGCTTCTATTATTGAAAAGGAAGCCCAGGGAACAGAAGATAAGCCCAGGATAGCTTCGGTTTTTTATAATAGATTATCAGAGGGTATGTTTTTACAATCCTGTGCTACTATTCAATATTTACTGGATAAACCGCAGGAGAGATTAACTCAGCAGGACCTAACTATTGAATCACCATTTAATACTTACCTGTATCCGGGATTACCGCCGAAACCAATATGCAATCCCGGACTGGAGTCGATTTTAGCTGCGGTCCATCCCACGGAGGAAGATTATTTTTATTTTGTCCTGGGTAAGGATGGGAAACATGTTTTTTCCAGAACTTATCAGGAACATCTGGATAATAAACCCTAATTTTCTGTGGGAATAATTGAAAGAAGTTTAAAGTTTTCAGTAGGAGTTAAAAATGTTGCCCCTGATTATTGGTATTGCCGGAGGTACTGGCTGTGGAAAAACTACTGTAGCTAAAAACATCTGCCAGGATATAAAAAAGAAAAAAGCGATAATTATTGCTCAGGATGCCTATTATAAAGACCTATCTCATCTTGCCGTGGAAGAGAGAAAAAAGTTCAATTTTGATCATCCTTCTGCTTTTGATAATCAATTATTGCTGGATCACCTTAATCAACTAATAAAAGGTAAGACTATTCAAATGCCGGTATACTCTTTTCAAGACTATACCCGAAAAAAGTTGACCAAGGAAGTACATCCTGCCGATGTTATTATCCTGGAAGGTATATTAGTTCTGGAGGAAAAAACAATTCGAGATATGCTTCATATCAAAATTTATGTAGATACTGACTCAGATGAACGTTTTATTCGCAGATTGATACGGGATACCAGTGAGAGAGGAAGAAGCCTTACCTCAGTAGTAGAGCAGTACCTTAATCGGGTAAAACCCATGTTTTTACAATTCGTGGAACCATCAAAAAGATACGCTGATATTATTATACCTCAAGGAGGTTTAAATAAAGTAGCTATTGATATTATTACCAGCAATATCAATTCCCAAATAGATAAATTAAGAGAAGTTTGATTTAAAGAGAATCAAAGCCTGAAGGAGCTCTTATGTTTCGCTTCTATAAATTGTTTTTCCCTGATGTCTATCTGGAAAATATTTATTCTATAGATATAAATAAACTGAATGAAAATAAAAACATCAAAGGAATTATTGTTGATTTGGACAATACTATAGTCCCATGGGGAAATAAATATCTGGATAACAGGATTGCTTCCTGGATTGAACAGGTAAAACAGAGTGGAATAAAAATATGCCTTGTTTCTAATACCCATAATAATATCTCGGATATTGGCCATCAGCTGGGCATCCCGTTTTTTTACAGCCGCTATAAACCTATGAAAGGACCTTTCCTGGCAGCAATGAGAGCAATGAATACCAATAATAAGGAAACAGCAGTGGTTGGAGACCAGATATTCACTGATATATTGGGAGGTAATCGCTTACAACTATTAACTATATTGGTTCGTCCCTTAAGTCAGTCCGATTCGCTGGGTACTACTATTGTTAACCGTGGTCTGGAGCGATTTTTAATATCTTTCTGGTTAAAAAATGGTAAAATAAGATTAATTAAAGGGAAATGGCCAATATAATCCAGAAAGATGAAATTTGCCCTTTCTATTTAGTAAAGGTATAATTAATAAAAAATAAATATTATAATATTATAGACAATCCAAATATAAATCTAAATAAATTGAAAATCTATAGAATAGATGTAGAATAATACTATTAAACTTACTCGGGATTATGTTTATGTAATGAAATAGTTTTAATTAGTAATAGCTAATAATAAATAGCTAAAAGAGGTTAAAATAGTGGCTCGTTTTGTTAAAGAAAAAGGGATTGCCGGTGAATTCTTATTAAATTTACTGATTAATAAGAAGATTATTACTAGCAAAGAGATAGAAGAGATTGGTAAAAAGCAGGGAGAAAACAATTTTTCTATTCAAAAAATAGTCCTGGAAATGGGTTTAATTAGAAAAAAAGAAATGATGCAGTTGCTCTCTGAAGAAATCGGTCTACCCTATGTAGATTTAGAGACGAAGACTTTTGATCCATCTATTGTAGCAATGCTTTCTGAGGAGATATCTCGTAAACATAATCTGATAACCATTGGAAAACAGAGTGATAAATTAATTGTAGCAATGGCTAATCCCTTAGATGTTTATATTCATGATGAAATTAGAATCAAAACAGGTTATGAAATTGAACCGTATTTAGCCTTTAGTGATGATATTACTAAAGCTTTAGATTCAGTATACGGAATTACGGAAAACTGGCAGCAGATGATAGGTGAGATTACCTCACTCCCGGTAACGGCAGTGGAAGAAGAAGCTGAAGAAATGGAAATCACCAGGAGTGTCAGTGAGAGCCATGAGGCTCCTGTTATTACCCTGGTTAACCTTATTATGCTCAGGGCTATTAAGGAAGGAGCCAGCGACATTCATATTGAACCTTATGGTGACAAATTTCTAAAAGTAAGATACCGAATTGATGGAATATTACATGATATTATGTCTCCCCCTCGAAGTTTGCATATGGCTATCGTCTCCCGTATAAAAATTATGTCCAATTTAAATATTGCCGAACGCCGTCTTCCTCAGGATGGTAGAATCAAGGTGCAGGTTCATGGTCGTGAAGTAAACTTCCGGGTATCTACTATACCTGCTGTAAACGGAGAAAGTGCTGTTTTGAGAATCTTAGATCCAGCACAAATTATGCTGGATTTAAAATCAATTGGTTTTTCTGAGGACAATGTTATTAAATTTCAGGAACTAATTGAAAAACCAAATGGAATTATCTTGGTTACCGGACCTACCGGTAGCGGTAAATCTACAACTTTATATGCTGCCTTGAATATTTTAAATACTAATGAAAAAAAGATAATGACTATTGAAGATCCGGTGGAATACCGTCTGGATGGCATAAATCAATTACAGGCCAAACCTAAAATTGGTCTTACTTTTGCTGCTGGATTGCGAAGTTTTTTGCGTCAGGATCCGGATATCATGTTAGTAGGAGAAATCAGAGATAGGGAAACAGCTGAAATTGCCATTCAGTCAGCGTTGACTGGACATCTGGTCTTGAGTACCTTGCATACCAATGATGCTCCTAGCTCTGTTATTAGATTGGTTGATATGGGTATTGAACCATTTTTAATTTCTTCTTCAGTGATAGGAGTACTGGCACAAAGACTGGTGCGTAAGATTTGTCCTTATTGCAAAAGAGAAGCTCCTCTCACCAATGGCATAAAGATGGTTATGAAGGAATTTAATATCGCTCCAGATGAAATAAGATTATTCTATGGTGAGGGATGTCCTCACTGTAAACAGACTGGATATAAAGGCAGAACTGCCATTATGGAATTGATGGTGGTCAATGAATTCATTCGGGAATTAATTTATAGGAATGCCTCTCTGGCTGAAATTAGAGACATTGCCATTAAGAAAAATGGCATGATTTCTTTAAAAGAAGATGGTTTACTAAAAATCAGGGAAGGTATTACTACACTGGAAGAAGTTATGCGAGCCACTTCTAGCTGATGTGCCGGGACCAAAAAAATATTTTGGATTTAAGATAATTTTGTAAGTAAAATTAATACAAATAATAAAATTTTAAATTAAAATAGAAAATAAAAATTAATACAGCAAACTTAGCAACCAGAAAATAGAAATTTATTGTTCTTTACGCAAAACTAAGAGATGAATGCCAGATACCTGTTACTAACGACTAACAACCAGATAATAATGACTAAATACTATCAATATAAACTTATGTTTTAATAATCAAAGGCCAGTAGATTTTTAAACGATAAGTTATAACAGATTGATTAATTTTAATTACTCATTGCTATATTTAGTATATTATGCACAACGCAAAACGCACAACTAATTTAAGTGGTATAGCGCTATATGTGTTATACGGGTATACTATTTTAAACGCATAAAGCACTATGATATAACTAAACACATATTAAGGGGGTGAAATTCCAAAATGCCGACTTTTTCTTATAGAGCTCGAGACAATTCAGGTCAAATATTTTCTGGAGTGATAGAGGGTGATAATAGGGAAGCAGTCATTGACCGGTTAAGGGAGATGAAATATTTTATTATTTCAGTAGAACAAAAAAGCCAAACCCTTCTTTCTACTGAAATAACTCTTTTTAAGACCATCAAAATAAGAGATTTAGCAATCTTTTACCGTCAATTTGCCACCATGGTCAGTGCCGGTCTAACTCTGGTTAATTGCCTGGAGATATTATCCAAGCAAACCGAAAACAAGTTATTAGCTAAAAAGATTGATGATATTAAAAAAAGTGTAGAGCGTGGTTCTACCCTGGCTGATGCCTTTGCCAGTTATCCAGAAACTTTTTCCAAGCTTTATATCAATATGATTA containing:
- the gspE gene encoding type II secretion system ATPase GspE; the protein is MARFVKEKGIAGEFLLNLLINKKIITSKEIEEIGKKQGENNFSIQKIVLEMGLIRKKEMMQLLSEEIGLPYVDLETKTFDPSIVAMLSEEISRKHNLITIGKQSDKLIVAMANPLDVYIHDEIRIKTGYEIEPYLAFSDDITKALDSVYGITENWQQMIGEITSLPVTAVEEEAEEMEITRSVSESHEAPVITLVNLIMLRAIKEGASDIHIEPYGDKFLKVRYRIDGILHDIMSPPRSLHMAIVSRIKIMSNLNIAERRLPQDGRIKVQVHGREVNFRVSTIPAVNGESAVLRILDPAQIMLDLKSIGFSEDNVIKFQELIEKPNGIILVTGPTGSGKSTTLYAALNILNTNEKKIMTIEDPVEYRLDGINQLQAKPKIGLTFAAGLRSFLRQDPDIMLVGEIRDRETAEIAIQSALTGHLVLSTLHTNDAPSSVIRLVDMGIEPFLISSSVIGVLAQRLVRKICPYCKREAPLTNGIKMVMKEFNIAPDEIRLFYGEGCPHCKQTGYKGRTAIMELMVVNEFIRELIYRNASLAEIRDIAIKKNGMISLKEDGLLKIREGITTLEEVMRATSS
- the ruvX gene encoding Holliday junction resolvase RuvX translates to MRILGIDLGEKRIGLALSDALGITAQGLPTIQVQAEQEICPKIMKIIQEKKVEQLVFGLPKNMNGTLGPQAKKVQECAQKLKQLSSLPIDFEDERLSTVRAEQVLLEADTSRAKRRKVIDRLSAVIILQSYLDRKGKKKNENNS
- a CDS encoding YqeG family HAD IIIA-type phosphatase; translated protein: MFRFYKLFFPDVYLENIYSIDINKLNENKNIKGIIVDLDNTIVPWGNKYLDNRIASWIEQVKQSGIKICLVSNTHNNISDIGHQLGIPFFYSRYKPMKGPFLAAMRAMNTNNKETAVVGDQIFTDILGGNRLQLLTILVRPLSQSDSLGTTIVNRGLERFLISFWLKNGKIRLIKGKWPI
- the mltG gene encoding endolytic transglycosylase MltG — encoded protein: MKIIVNRFFNLLFFLFSVGFLVLILSAAWIFLPIKIDEPIEKIIEIPYGYNSTQIRQLLEEEGVIRPHNYLFQVITKFMKTDALLQSGEYRFSSAQNLVQIIEQLIRGRVMLYRITIPEGFQAKQIARLLADREIVDYEVFLKFIKEENQYREGYLFPDTYEFPKNIGAENVLKLMQKNFEDVVYKHINPEQNFPAGLSFHQIIILASIIEKEAQGTEDKPRIASVFYNRLSEGMFLQSCATIQYLLDKPQERLTQQDLTIESPFNTYLYPGLPPKPICNPGLESILAAVHPTEEDYFYFVLGKDGKHVFSRTYQEHLDNKP
- the alaS gene encoding alanine--tRNA ligase, with translation MRKMSSHQIREAFLQFFQSKGHKIMPSASLIPEDPTILFTIAGMVPFKPIFLGQVKSPLKRATTSQKCLRTNDIENVGKTARHHTFFEMLGNFSFGDYFKKEAIMWGWEFFTEVIGFPKEDLYVSVYKDDDEAFNLWHGMIGLPENRIVKLGEEDNFWKVGPEGPCGPCSEIYIDLGPERASGKSGGVGEDERYLELWNLVFMQYNRNKDGSLDPLPSKNIDTGLGLERIASVLQKVSSDFETDLFYPIIQYTAQKAGISFGESQKNDIALKVISDHIRAMVFMISDGILPSNEGRGYVLRMLLRRAFRYGKLLNLNEPFLYDVAPQVVQIMPKAYPEVKERANTVYEIILTEEKRFQETLNLGLAILEEYIQKLKSGNQKILNGKDAFTLYDTYGFPLEITRDILSESGLSVDEQEYEKYMLKQKERSRQSWGLGKTDRNLLAKQEKLYRTIWSNSGDNKFCGYAQVSASTRIITLLNDSEQVEQLTTGEQGMIILEETPFYAEKGGQKGDTGTIMSADNSNSIACVYDTQMPLEGLIVHYVEVEKGTFRKDQMVKAQIDNQERIAIAANHTATHLLHYALREVLGSHVKQAGSSVTSERLRFDYSHYAPLKKEELDQIEKLVNQKVSENYPVTSEVTDFHAARQKGALALFGEKYGEKVRMIDIGGFCKELCGGTHLDQTSRIGIFKIVSEQGIGSGIRRIEAVTREKAWEGIKKDETMLQELQNILAVPQDRLFQKVQQLLVDNESLKREYHLLWKNTLPYRLEKIIQERKVVNGVTVVSAILDTPDKTELRLAGDLIKEKIHSGIIILATKLKEEKINLIIMISDDLINKGYDAVKIITPLAKDIHGQGGGKRHFAQAGGTDQAQLRAIFQNIEQYIQL
- the udk gene encoding uridine kinase, which translates into the protein MLPLIIGIAGGTGCGKTTVAKNICQDIKKKKAIIIAQDAYYKDLSHLAVEERKKFNFDHPSAFDNQLLLDHLNQLIKGKTIQMPVYSFQDYTRKKLTKEVHPADVIILEGILVLEEKTIRDMLHIKIYVDTDSDERFIRRLIRDTSERGRSLTSVVEQYLNRVKPMFLQFVEPSKRYADIIIPQGGLNKVAIDIITSNINSQIDKLREV